CACCGCGCGGATCCTCGGCCTGATGCTCGACGGGGTGGTGATCCGCAGCACCCGCACCGTCGCCGAGCTGGCCCGGATGCGGGACGCCGGAAACCTGCCGCTGATCAACGCGATGGCCCGGGAGGAACACCCCACGCAGGCGGTGTGCGACCTGGCGACGCTGCGACGGCATCGCGGCACCCTGGACGGCATCCGGGTGCTGTACGTCGGCGAGGGCAACAACACCGCCTCCGCGCTGGCGTACGCGCTGGCCCGGATCCCGGGCGCCGAGCTGACCCTCTACACCCCGCCGGGCTACGGCCTCGACGCCGCGAGCCTGGCCGCGGCGGAGAAGGACGCCGTGCCGGGCGCCCGCGTGCGCCAGACCCACGAACGGGACGAACTCCCGGACACCGCCGACTGTGTTTACACCACACGGTGGCAGACCACCGGAACCGTCAAGGAGGACCCGCTGTGGCGCCAGACCTTCCGGCCCTTCCACATCGACGAGGACTTTCTGAGTCGCTGGCCGCAAGCGGTGTTCCTGCACGATCTGCCGGCGCACCGAGGGGAGGAGGTGTCCGCGGCCGTCCTCGACTCGCCGCGGAGCCTGGTGTGGCAGCAGGCGCGGATGAAACTGGACAGCGCGACGGCGGTCCTGCAGACCTTCTGGGGCACCTCAACCACCTGACCGTCGCGGTGAACGCCGGGCCGGCCACCGCCGAGCGGGACGCGGTGCTGTGCCTGCTGGAAGCGGTGGAGGTACTGCTGCCCCTGCTCGGGCCGGCGCCGCGGCGTCCCACCCGCGACGACCTCGACGCCATCGACGGGCAACTGCGCGCCATGCGCATGTCCCTGCGTACCTACCTATGGCAGACCCCGGCCGGCAGACACCGACCGGCCTTCCGCGAACAGGAGCGATGACGCATGCAACCGGTGACCCTGCTGGTGTACGGCAAGGGCGGGCCCGCGCTGGAATACCTGCTGCCGAGACTCACCAGCCGTGCCGTCGTCGACGTCCTGCTGGTCGGCGAGCCCTTGCCCTGGCAGCGCGAACTCCTGTTCCGCCTGTGCCGACAACTGCGCCACGCCCGGCCCGACGCCCCACTGGCCGACGAGATCGTCGAGCACGCCACCGCCGTACGCGCCGACGCCGTGCTCACCTTCTCCGAGTTCTGCGTCGTGCCCACCGCGGCGGCCTGCCTGCGACTCGGCCTGCCCGGGCCCGGCCCGGGCGCGGCGACCTCCCGCAACAAGCTGCTCATGCGGCGCGCCTGGGAGGCGGCGGGCGTACCGAATCCGGCGTTCCGTCCGGTCGACTCGCTCGACGACCTGGCCGCGGCCTGCGCCGAGCTGGACGGTCCCGTGATCGTCAAGTCGGTCCTCGGCGCGGGTTCGATCGGGCAGGCCACGATCCAGCCCGGCGACGACCCCGAGCCGGTGTGGCGGGAACTCGCGGCGGCCGTCGACGCCGCGCGGGAGTCGGGCATGTCCGAGCACGGCAGCGCCGGCGGACCCCGCTTCCTGGCCGAGGAGGTCATCGACGCGAGCACGGAGGGCTGGTACACCGAGCCCGGCTTCGGCGACTACCTCAGCGTGGAGGGGCTGGTGGCGGGCGGCACCTACCACCCGCTGGCGATCACCGCACGGCTGCCCACGATCCCGGTGTACGTGGAGCTGAGCAACCAGGCGCCGTGTGTGCTGGCGCCGGCGCTGCAACAGCGCATCGCCGACGTCGCCCGCCGTGCCGTCGACGCGCTCGATCTGGACACCTGCGCCACGCACACCGAGTTCAAGCTGATGGCCGACGGCTCGGTGCGGCTCCTGGAGTCGGCGGCCCGCGCCGGTGGTGCGGCCGTCACCCGCGAACTGCTGGAGGTCTACGGCGTCGACCTCATCGCCCTCCAGCACGCCGCCGCGCTCGACGAGGCGCCCGACGTGCCGGGTCGGCTGCTGCTGCCCGCGGACGCCACCTGCGCCGCCGCGTCCCTCTCGGTCATCGCGTCCGACTCGTCGGGCAAGCCCTGGCCGGTGCTGCCCCCGTTCGATCCCGACCATGTCGACTGGTCGTCCCTGGTGTCGCCCGCCACCACGGTCGAACTGGTGCGCGGTCAGTCTCAGGAGCCGGGCACGCCGATGCCCCGTTACCACCCGAACACCGGCGTGCTCGGCTACGCCGGCCTGCTCTTCCTGCGGACCACCGACCCGCTGACGCTGCGCGACGACGCGCTCCGGATCCTCGACGGCCTCGCCGAGGCGATGGACCGGGCCCGGAGGACGCCCTGACCCGCCCGTACCGCTCCGACGAAGGAAATGGAGTCCGATGTCTCTCGTGCTCGGCCTGAACCTCAGCCACGACCGCTCTGCCTGCCTGGTGCGCGACGGCGAGATCGCCGTTGCCGTCGAAGAGGAGCGCCTGGACCGCATCAAGCACTCCGAGGGTTTCCTCGTGCAGGGACACTTCGAGCGCATCACCAAGACCCTGCCGATGAAGGCGGTCACCTACTGCCTCGACGCGGTCGGCGCCGGCATCGACGACGTGGACCTGGTGGTCGGCAACCGCCCCCTGGGCGACGGGGCGGTCCGCCGCATCCTGCGCGAGCTGCCCATCAAGGACAAGACCAAGGTCCGCGCGCTGCCGCTGCCCGGCCACCACCGCGCACACGCCGCCGTCGCCTACTACCCCTCCGGGTACGACGAGGCGGCCGTCCTCGTCGTGGACCAGGCCGGCGCCCGGTTCCCGGACAGCACCATCGAGAAGCACACCCTGTTCCGGGGGACCGGCGACCGGTTGGAACCGGTGGCCGCCTGCCGCTACCCGGCCGACTACTCCGACCTGAGCCTCGGCCTGTTCTACGACTTCTTCACCACCAGGTTGGGCTTCGTCACCAGGTACGGCACCCCGGACTTCGGCGTGTTCGGCTGCGGGGGCTATCCGGAGGCGGGCAAGACCATGGGGCTGGCACCCTACGGCCGGCCGCGTCCCGACTGGGGTGACTGGCTCACGTTCGACGGCTTCGACATCCGCTCGGCCCAGAAGGACCTCGAGGACATCTGGCAACGGCTGCTCGCCGAGGAGGGCGCCGGCTACGACCCGGCGGACCCGCTGCGCTGGCAGTCGCCGTTCGCGGAGGACGTCGCCTATCACGTGCAGGCCGAGCTGGAGCGGGCGATGCTGCACCTCGCCGGGGTGGCGCACGAGCTGACCGGCTCGGACCACCTCTGCATGGCCGGCGGCGTCATGCTCAACTCGGTCGCCAACGAGCGGGTGCGCGCCGAGTCACCGTTCCGGGAGGTCTTCATCCCGCCGGCGGCCGGCGACTCGGGTGTCGCGATCGGCGCGGCCCTCCACGGCAGCGTCGAGCTGCTCGGCGCCCGGCGTCCCGCGGTGATGCGGACGGCGTCCTTCGGCCGGGCGTACACGCGGGACGAGGTGCTGGACGCGCTGCGCACGGTCGTCGACCACACGGGAGTGGAGCTGACCTGGCGGGAGGCCGGCCCCCGCGACGTCGCCGAGCTGCTCGCCGCGCACCGGGTCGTCGGATGGTTCAGCGGCGGTTCCGAGATCGGCCCGCGGGCGCTCGGCAACCGCAGCATGCTGGCGGACCCGCGGCACCCCGCGATGCGCGACTACCTGAACACCGTGGTCAAGCATCGGGAGCCGTTCCGCCCGTACGCTCCGTCCGCGCTCGTCGAGCACGCGGACAGCTGGTTCGACTTCACCGGCGAGAGCCCGTTCATGCTGCTCGTCCCGCAGGTGAGCGCGGCCCATCGGGAGAGCGTCCCGAGCATCACCCATGTCGACGGCACCGCCCGCCTGCAGACGGTCTCGGCGGCCGACAATCCGGCCTACCACGCGGTGATCTCCGCGTTCCACGAGTTGACCGGGGTGCCGATCGTGCTGAACACGTCGTACAACGACGCCGGCGAGCCGATCGTCGAGACACCGCTGCACGCCCTCTGCACGTTCGTCCGCACCGAACTCGACCACCTCTACCTTGACGGGATCCTGGTGACCAAGTCCGGGCGGGAACTCGGCGCGTCCCATCCCGCGCGCACGCCGCTCACCGGAGACAACGCCCGGTGACTCTGCTTCCGGACCTCGGTTCCGCGACCCGCCGTGAGCACCACCTGCGGCGGGTCCGCACCGGCTTCGTGCTCAGCCAGGTCTTCTTCGGCCTGGCGACCAGCCTGTTCGACATGTACTACGCGTTGTTCCTCGGGCAGGTGGGCATCTCGCCGGCCGGCGCCGGCCAGGTCTTCTCGGTCGGCTTCACCGTCATGGCGGTGATCGTGCTGCCGCTGAGCGCGTTCACCGACCGGCTCGGCCTCGAACCGATGATGTTGCTCAGCAGCTTCGGCTTCGCCGGCACGATGCTGGCGATCCCGTTCGTCGACAGCCTCTCCGCCCACCTGGTGCTGTTCGGCCTCAACAGCGTCTGCTCCGCGCTGATGCTGGTGAGCGTCAACGCCGTGCTCGCCTCGGCCATCGACGACGAGCAGGCGCGCTTCGCGGTGTTCCGCACCGGCTTCGTCGCCTTCCTCACCGCTTCCGCGGTCGGCAACGTGGCCGGCGTGTTGCTCGCCCGGGTCGGCGACGAGAGCGCCGGCTGGTACCGCTTCGATCTGCTGTGCTCAGCCGTGCTGGCCCTGCTGATCGGGATCTCCCGGACAGCCATGTGGCGTCGCGGCGCCCGGCCGGCCCGCGCGCCCGGCGAGTCCCGCCCGCCGGTCCTGCCGGCGCTGCGCGCCGACGCCGCTCACCTCACCGGCCTGTTCGCCCTGGCCGTCCTCGTCGGTGGCGCCGGCGTCCTCGCCATCCGCTTCATCAACCTGGTGGCCGTCAACTACCTGCACCTGGCCACCGAGTCGCTGGGCTGGCTCCTGGTCGCGGACCGCCTGGCCAGCGTCCTGGGCATCTTCGTCCTGTTCCCCCTGATGAAGCGCGGCGGGGCTCTCCGCGTGGCCGGCCTCGCCATGATCGCGGCGCTGTTCCTCCAGTTCCTGAGCGCCACCGCCGGCACGGCCAGCCTCTTCGTCCTCTGGTATCTGCTGCGCCAGGGGGCCCATTACGCCCAGATGCCGGTCCTTGACAGTTTCGCCAACAGTCGGGCCGCGCACGGCACCCGCGCCTTCGTGAACGGTGTCCAGCGGATGGGCATCTTCACCGGAAGCGCCGTGGCCTCCCTCGCCTACGGCACCCTGATGGCGGCCGGTCGCTACCCGGCCGCCATCGTCCTCTCCGGTGTCCTGTCCCTCCTGGCCGGCGTGTTGTATCTGGTCCAGTCCCGCCACGGGCTTCGCCGTTGACAGCGGATCCGGTCCGCGCCGTGCGTCCGGTGCAGGCCGGTGCCGGCCACCGTGTGCGGTGCGGTGACCCGCCCGGGCCGGCGCCTGCCGACGCCGGAACCCCCGGCCGATCCGCCAGGGGTTCCGGCGCGCCCGGGTCAGGTCAACGGGACCCGGCGGGCGAGGGCGGCGCCGCCGCTCTCGAAGGCGGCCAGGACGGAGGTGGGTGTGCCTCCGGTCACCGGCACCACGACGGTCGTCGCGCGTCCGCGGCGTAGCTGCACCGAGCGCTCACCGAGCGATCGGTCGCCGTCGTAGCTGTGCAGGTACACCGTCCCGGCGCGGTCGGCGCGGACGGTCACCCGCACCCCGCCGGTCACCCGTCGTGGTCCGGTCAGTCGCAGCGCCCGCTCGGGCAGCCGGGCCACGGCGGCCGGAGCGACGCCGTCCACCGCCGACTGCGCGATGGTCTGCGCGCTGTGCACGCTGCGCGCGGCGGTGTCCGGGAAGACGGGGGTGCTGGGCTGCCGAGACGCCGGGGTGAGCCCGGGCAGGGTGACGAGACCGTAGCGGTACGGGTCGGCCCGGACGCCGGTGAACGTGGACCAGCCCAGCCGGGACTGGGAGCTGAGGTCCTGGGTGTCCGAGTCGTAGACCAGCACGTTGAAGCCCATCCGGGCCGGGTCGATCGCGTCGGGCAGCACCGCGTACGGAATGCGTGCCTCGATGGTGTAGCCGGTGTACGGCGCGGTGACCTTGCTGACCACGGTCATCCCCGGGGCGGTCGTGGCGCCCGGTCCCTGCCGGTTGTCGGCGTCCCGCTGCCAGCACGGCGGGTCGCCGTTGGCGGGGTCGTCGGTGACCGGGAAGATACCCGCCTTGAACACGGTGGAGGTGTCGCTCGAGTTCCCCTTCGGGTCGACGATGATCTCCACACTGTCGGTACGCCGCTGCCGCTTGCAGTCCTGCGGCACCACCTTCTTACCGAGCACGTCGTCGGTGACCTGGACGAAGACGAGCAGGGAGTCCTCGGTCCAGGCGATCCGCCCCTTGGCCGAGGCATCCTGCTCGGTGGTGGCCGCTCCCTCCCAGATGCGGGACAGGTCCAGTTCCTCGCCGGGGTACTCGCCGGGGCTGGCCACCCCGTCGACGGCGTGGTCCTGCCCGGCGCGCGGCACCACGCTCGTCGGCACGATCTCCAGGGCGCCGGTCTCCACGGTGCTGCCGGTGCCGCTGGTGGTGGTGATGGTGACGCCGTAGTCGCCTCCGTCGCCGCCCTCGTTGGCGGTCGGCAGGCCGGTGTCGCTGTTGGTGACGGTGAAGGTGACCGCTCCGGTGGCGCCCGGTGCGAGGCCGGTGTAGCTCTTGGTCGCCGCGTCCGCGGTGAAGCCGGCCGGCAGGCCGAGGGTGACGGTGCCGCTCTGCGGCTTCCTGCCGTGGTTGCGCAGGTCGATCCGGACGGACCGGCTCTTGCCGGAGCCGATGGTCAGCACCGGCTTGATCAGGGTGTCCAGCTGCGGGTAGCCGCTGTCGCCGGCCCAGGTGCGGAACAGCCCGACCTCGGGCAGCGGCTCCAGGGTGCCGCGCACGTCGGCGACCACCCGGACGGCGCGGTCCGTGCGTCCGGTGCCCTGGCGGGTGGTCAGGGTGCCGCCGAGGAGTTGCTGGGCATTGGTGCCGGCGTCGGCGGGGACGGTCACGGTGAAGGTCGCCGTGCGTTCCTTGCCGGCCGGTACGGCGCCGCGCAGCGCGCCGGAGCCGGTGGCGGTCCAGCCCGCGGGCAGTCGCAGCGCGACCCGGGGCGCGGTCAGCGCCCGGTTCCGGGGCGCCCGCACGTGGGCGGTGACCTTGACGCTCTGCCCGGGGGTGACGTCGAACCGGTCGGTGGTCAGGTGGAACTCGGTGCCGCCGGGCAGGCCGCCGGCCGCCGGGGGCAGCACCGAGCCGCGCAGGATCGCCTCAGGGGAGGTGTCCGACGGGTCGTACGGGACGCGGCTGTCGACCAGGGTGTAGAAGTCGCAGCGGATCTTGGACGGGTCGGTGGGGGCGGCGGCGGTGTTCGCCCAGCCCTGGGTGACGTACTGCCGGCGGGCCTCGACCTCGATCTCGGCCCAGGTCCGGCCGTCGGCGGCGCGAGCGCCCTCCCAGACGCCGAACACCTGGTCGGTCGGGACGGCCGGCACGAAGCTGGAGGCGCACTGCGGCCCGGTGGACGAGGTGCCGGTGCCGCCGGTACGCAGGAGCTTCGCCGCCCGGAACGGCTTGAGTCCTTCCCGGCGGATCTGCTCGGGGAAGGCCTTCGGGTCGGCGGCGGCCTGGAACGCCTCGGCGGCGAACCGGGCGGCCTGCTGGTGGTTGCCGTGGTTGCCGGGGGTGGGGGACGGGTTCATCGTCATCAGGATCTCGGGCCGGGTCTGCCGGATCACCCGGACGATCTGGCCCAGCGTCTCGTCGTGTCCCCAGATCTGTTCCGACAGGGGTGCCGAGGCCGTGTACCAGAAGTCGACGTGGTCGAGGTTGTAGAGGTTCTCCACCCCGGCCTTGCCGATCGCGGTGCGCTCCTCGCGCTCCCGGATGATGCCCAGCGGTGGTCCCTCCTCCAGGCCCACCGCGTTGCCTCCCCCCTCTCCACGGGTGATCGTGACGACGCCGGCCTTGGCGCCGTAATTCTGTTTCCACTGGCCGAGGGTGGCGAGGCTGCCGGCCTCGTC
The genomic region above belongs to Micromonospora sp. WMMD1128 and contains:
- a CDS encoding carbamoyltransferase C-terminal domain-containing protein — encoded protein: MSLVLGLNLSHDRSACLVRDGEIAVAVEEERLDRIKHSEGFLVQGHFERITKTLPMKAVTYCLDAVGAGIDDVDLVVGNRPLGDGAVRRILRELPIKDKTKVRALPLPGHHRAHAAVAYYPSGYDEAAVLVVDQAGARFPDSTIEKHTLFRGTGDRLEPVAACRYPADYSDLSLGLFYDFFTTRLGFVTRYGTPDFGVFGCGGYPEAGKTMGLAPYGRPRPDWGDWLTFDGFDIRSAQKDLEDIWQRLLAEEGAGYDPADPLRWQSPFAEDVAYHVQAELERAMLHLAGVAHELTGSDHLCMAGGVMLNSVANERVRAESPFREVFIPPAAGDSGVAIGAALHGSVELLGARRPAVMRTASFGRAYTRDEVLDALRTVVDHTGVELTWREAGPRDVAELLAAHRVVGWFSGGSEIGPRALGNRSMLADPRHPAMRDYLNTVVKHREPFRPYAPSALVEHADSWFDFTGESPFMLLVPQVSAAHRESVPSITHVDGTARLQTVSAADNPAYHAVISAFHELTGVPIVLNTSYNDAGEPIVETPLHALCTFVRTELDHLYLDGILVTKSGRELGASHPARTPLTGDNAR
- a CDS encoding ornithine carbamoyltransferase, with amino-acid sequence MTGTRRSLISLRDLTAAQLTCLVEAAVRVADDPGAVPPTLTGTVVATLFERTSTRTRTAFGVAALRLGAQVLDYGPASLQTNTGESAEDTARILGLMLDGVVIRSTRTVAELARMRDAGNLPLINAMAREEHPTQAVCDLATLRRHRGTLDGIRVLYVGEGNNTASALAYALARIPGAELTLYTPPGYGLDAASLAAAEKDAVPGARVRQTHERDELPDTADCVYTTRWQTTGTVKEDPLWRQTFRPFHIDEDFLSRWPQAVFLHDLPAHRGEEVSAAVLDSPRSLVWQQARMKLDSATAVLQTFWGTSTT
- a CDS encoding MFS transporter, giving the protein MTLLPDLGSATRREHHLRRVRTGFVLSQVFFGLATSLFDMYYALFLGQVGISPAGAGQVFSVGFTVMAVIVLPLSAFTDRLGLEPMMLLSSFGFAGTMLAIPFVDSLSAHLVLFGLNSVCSALMLVSVNAVLASAIDDEQARFAVFRTGFVAFLTASAVGNVAGVLLARVGDESAGWYRFDLLCSAVLALLIGISRTAMWRRGARPARAPGESRPPVLPALRADAAHLTGLFALAVLVGGAGVLAIRFINLVAVNYLHLATESLGWLLVADRLASVLGIFVLFPLMKRGGALRVAGLAMIAALFLQFLSATAGTASLFVLWYLLRQGAHYAQMPVLDSFANSRAAHGTRAFVNGVQRMGIFTGSAVASLAYGTLMAAGRYPAAIVLSGVLSLLAGVLYLVQSRHGLRR
- a CDS encoding sugar-binding protein → MRIKAFLLPTALALALSGTPAMAHATPTHNQPAHAVDLDVLFVSAHPDDEAGSLATLGQWKQNYGAKAGVVTITRGEGGGNAVGLEEGPPLGIIREREERTAIGKAGVENLYNLDHVDFWYTASAPLSEQIWGHDETLGQIVRVIRQTRPEILMTMNPSPTPGNHGNHQQAARFAAEAFQAAADPKAFPEQIRREGLKPFRAAKLLRTGGTGTSSTGPQCASSFVPAVPTDQVFGVWEGARAADGRTWAEIEVEARRQYVTQGWANTAAAPTDPSKIRCDFYTLVDSRVPYDPSDTSPEAILRGSVLPPAAGGLPGGTEFHLTTDRFDVTPGQSVKVTAHVRAPRNRALTAPRVALRLPAGWTATGSGALRGAVPAGKERTATFTVTVPADAGTNAQQLLGGTLTTRQGTGRTDRAVRVVADVRGTLEPLPEVGLFRTWAGDSGYPQLDTLIKPVLTIGSGKSRSVRIDLRNHGRKPQSGTVTLGLPAGFTADAATKSYTGLAPGATGAVTFTVTNSDTGLPTANEGGDGGDYGVTITTTSGTGSTVETGALEIVPTSVVPRAGQDHAVDGVASPGEYPGEELDLSRIWEGAATTEQDASAKGRIAWTEDSLLVFVQVTDDVLGKKVVPQDCKRQRRTDSVEIIVDPKGNSSDTSTVFKAGIFPVTDDPANGDPPCWQRDADNRQGPGATTAPGMTVVSKVTAPYTGYTIEARIPYAVLPDAIDPARMGFNVLVYDSDTQDLSSQSRLGWSTFTGVRADPYRYGLVTLPGLTPASRQPSTPVFPDTAARSVHSAQTIAQSAVDGVAPAAVARLPERALRLTGPRRVTGGVRVTVRADRAGTVYLHSYDGDRSLGERSVQLRRGRATTVVVPVTGGTPTSVLAAFESGGAALARRVPLT